From the genome of Brassica oleracea var. oleracea cultivar TO1000 chromosome C4, BOL, whole genome shotgun sequence:
TTGAAAAGTTTATAGGATTTGTATTTTGGGGGTTGAAGTTTATTAATTAGTGACTTAGGAAACCCAAAGTGGTATCTAGCAAGTTGATTTCTCACCGTAACAATACATGCCACTCTTGGTACTATCTTTTATGGGAAACATGTTATATGCTTTCGCTTTCATGTGGGAAAAAAAAAGATCATGTACATCCCCTAAAGTAATTATGTTAAAGCCGTGGTGGCTAGAGAAACTTGAATTTGAGTCCGCGTTCATAAATTTTTCTGTTTAACTAAGTTTCAAAAAGTAGTATTTGCACTATGTAATAATATATACTAGATAAAAACATGCGCCCTATAAAGGATAACAAAATTCATAAAATATTTATGTTACAATTTTTTTTTTATAATATGTAACAAAGTTTATCATACCAATTATTTAGAGGGAAAGTTAGTCATAATAACTAGTGAAACCATAAAACAAGGTCATAATTAATTTACCAGGTCTGGTGCCAAAATGATGAACTCAAACAAAACATTTTATTTATATAATTTTAATCCAGCACTAAATATATTTTTAATTCTATTTTGAACTAATATAGATTATTGTTGTGACTACGTATTGATTATCCATACAAAAAAATCATGAAGACTTATAATTTTGGTACTATTGGGTCAGGTGAATTCTCCGCCATGCGCCCCGCAGTATATGATTTAACAGAAATCACACAAGGGTAGATTGATACAATCTAAACCTCTGGTAATATGCCCCCATAAGGCATCACTCAAATTTTAAATATGATATATCTATCACACTAATTTAGGAGCTACAATAAATTACGACAATATATTAAAAACCTTATATGACTAAATTTAAATATAAACTAGGCGTTTTCCTGCACCAGGTGCAGTAAAGAATTTTTTAAATCTAACTTATATTTAAAAAATAAATTTTATTAAATAATATAGATTTTACTATTTTCTTACTAATATTTAATATAGATTTGATATATATTAAATCATTTTGTATAAAACTAATAAAAATGATATAAAATTGTATAATTATCAAAAATTTAGCCTAAACAATATTTATAAAATTTGTAGGTATATAAAAAACTAATGAACTTATGATTAGATATTTAAATTTTTTAAAAATTGTAGAAATTTTTGAAAACTTTAGTAATACAAATTGTATAATTATGCACAAATAATAATATTTCGAAATTTGAAATATTATATATGAATATATTTATTTTATAGATGATGTATGAGCTATTACCATATTTAAAAAAAGTTTACCAAAAAGAAATACCAATATTAAATGTAATATATGAATTATTAACATATTCTAATAAGTTTGCCAAAAATATAAATCAACATTAAATGAAATTATCCATGTCATATTTTTTCAGAAACCATGTCAACAATTTCAGTAGCCATTGTGAAATTGATTGTAGAGAGGACATGTGGCAAAATCACTTCACAAATATAGCGAATGAGATATTTCAAAGAAGATATCTTGATACATGTTGTATCGTGAGTCATAACTTATGACAACATTTGTGTCATTAATGTTTCTTTCTATAAGGTGTACTTTTGTTGACATTTAAATTTAGATATGTTATTTTGTTTACTATGAATAAAATAAATAAATTGTGATAGCGTATATATTATTTTGTAGATATTATATATACACAAATATATATTTCTAAAATAATATATTTTTTTATTGTCTCCCTCGCATCGATATATTTACTCAATTTGTGAATTGATTTCTTTCTATAAGGTGTACTTTTGTTGACATTTAATTTAGATATGTTATTTTGTTTACTATGACTAAAATAAATAAATTGTGATAGCATATATATTATTTTGTAGATATTATATATACACAAATATATATTTCTAAAATAATATCTATGCTATTTTTTTTTATTGTCTCCCTAGCATCAGTATATTTACTCAATTTGTGAATGATTTTTTTACAAATAAAATTTCAAATGTATTGTAGTTTTCAAAATTAATAAAATTGAGTTACAAAATTTTCATATTATATAAGCTCATGTTTTTTTTTTTTACGTCGAAAGGCCATTCTATTACTCAAACTTGAGGTGGTTTGCGTAACCAAACCGGAATAGAACAACCAATAAAATGTAACTCCTTATGGAAAGATCAGGCAGCCTTAGCTAAAAAATCTGAAATCTGATTGCGCGCCGTGGAACATGAATGATGTTGAAGTCTGGAAAGCATATCTGTAACGTCTCTATCCTCTCCAATTCCGTTGCAAATCTTAGCCAAGCATGTAGGGTCCTTTATCATTGCAATCAGCTCCTTACAATATGTCCCGAAGCTCTGACATGTTGAATGTTGAAGCATATTCTCCATCGCCCATGGCAGTGCTCCTACTTCCAAATGCAAAGCTGATTCGCGTCGAGTGAAATTTCTTGTCCCCATAAGTTGAATGTTCCCAGCACTGTCCATCCATACCCAAACGCATCCTCTAAAGTGAGCAGAAGATGTCCAAGATCCATCTAACAAGCAAATATTACCCAAGCTTATGACTTGGGGTTTCTCAGGATTATTATCTTGTACCACTGGTTTTACCACTTCTTTGGCATCAAACCAGGCTTGACATTCACTTTCTGCATGTCGAACTAGCTCCAAATGATCTCTATCTATACCCCTGAAAAGTTTTTTTGTTCCTAGTCTTCCAAATATATCATATTATCCAGGGATAAGGATCCCTGTCTTGCTCTGGTTCGATAATGATGTTTTTCCTCCAGAATAGGTAGTCCATATTTGTGTAGACGCTTGATACCGGGAAAATATCTGGGCTTGTTGGAGTTGATGATAATGCCCAAACTTGGAGAGCTGGCGGACATTCGAAAATGGCATGGGTTACAGTCTCCTCTAGTTCTCCACATCTTGGATAGTAGTTGTCACACCTCATATTGCGTCTTGTTAAGTTCCTCGTTACTGCCACATGACCAGTTAACAATTGCCATATAAGATGGCATATCTGCGTAGGCGCCTTTAAGTTCCAAGCAAAAGCCTGGAGCTTAGTGATGCTTGGTTCCAAAACTTCCTTTTCTTCCGCTGTCTTTAATAAATTCTGAACCACCCAATATCCAGATTTGACCGTGTATTGGTCTGTAGCTCCAGCAGAATGTATCACGACGATGAGTTGAGCTTATGGTCAAACTCCTTATGAGTGGTATGTCCTCATGATTAACATAGTTCTCCAATAGACCAACATCCCAATTCTTCGATCTCTGATCAATGAGATAGTTGACTCTCATATTAGAATGCATAAGTGGCGCTAGGGGGCAGCTGGTCTCGCAGAGGTCGTTGGAATCCACGGGTCCTCCCACACCTTGACTTCATAACCTGAATGTATCTTCTGTCTGATTCCCAGTAATAGTAATTTCCTTGCAGCAGAAATGCTTGTCCACACATAGGATGAGCTGCTAGCAGTGTTTACTCTTAGTGGAGAACTCATTCTATAATATCTTCCCCTCAAAACTCGGACCACCAAAGAATCAGGAAATTGAACTAGTCTCTGTAGTTTTTTTGCCAATAGTGCCATATTGAACTCATGGATCATACGGAAACCAATCTTACCCTCATCTTTTGGTAAACAGACTTTTTCCAATTTCGCCTGGTGTATTCCTCTTTTTGGTGGATTTAAACTCCACCAGAATTGAACAATGACACTGGGTAGGTTTTCACATATCTCCAATGGGAGCAGAAAAGTAGACATAACTTATGTCGGAAGAGCTCTTGTTACACTAAACGTATTAGTTATAATAATATATGTTTGTCTCGGTTACATTACATAAAGTACATATTATTAAAATGGATTCACCTCATATAGTACAAAATTGTATGAGTTTTTAAATATTTAAGAAAAATTAAATAGTTTATTTAGTTTTATCTTTGTCGAAATACAAATAGACCATATAGTCCTATTTTGAACCATACGTTAAATAAGACAAGATCTACATAAAATATTAAATTGATGTTTTGTAAACTTTTTTGGTCAACGATGTCTTGTAAGTAGGCATTTTCAATCCGGATTTTGGTCCGGTTTTGGTTTGTATTTTTTTCCTGTTTCTCGGTATTTCGGTTCATAAAAATTAGCTACCATATTGGATTTATATCTAATTTGGTTTGATTCGGTTTATATACCATTAGGTTTCGGTTTATACGGTTTTATACCAAAAACCAGATAACTATATTTATCTTTGATAATAAATTAGTTTATATGATTAGAAATCAGATTTATTAAAACACAAATATATATTCTTCACTCAAGATTTTAAATATAATATTTCTGTTTTACTTACCTTTTAAAATAAAAATAAGAAAAACATTAATATCATACTATTATTATATAAATATATTTTAGCACAAATATTTACCAATAAAAATAAAATGTTTATTTAATTTGATGAAAATAAGAAAAAATAACCTTTTTAACTTAAAAAATAAAAAAATATTAAAATGATTTTTAGCTAGGAATATAATATTAATTAAAAAATTATGCATATATTATAAATTTTATTATAATATATATATATATATATACTAATATATTTTAATTAATCGGTTTATTCAGTTGGATCGATTTATATACCGAATCTTATTCATATACTGCAGGTTTTTCAAAATAACATTCATTCAGTACCTTTAAATTCAAAGCACTTTCTCTTTTTCGGTTCGATTTGGTTTTAATTGGTTAAAGAAGTATGGGTCTAAATGTATCATCAAAGTTGCAGCCTGAAACAAACTACAAATCCAACAACGGATCGTAATGGCACTTAGCTTTTGTCGGCACCAAAAGAAAACAATAATCAAATTGTTGTTAACAAAAACCCAATATCTCTAACTTTCGGTTACAACAGTAATATTATAGTTTTGAAATATGGCTGCGAAGTTTTATATGTACAATAAAAAGGAAAAAGGTTCAATAGGGGATGACCAAAAGAGATGCGAGGAATCAGCAACTAATGGCATCCATATTATTAAAACTCAATTACAAATTAAGTTTGTTTGGTAACATGTATAGCAATTTTTTTTAAAAATTTGTTTGATAACATAAATTATAATTTAAAAAAAAAAGTTTGTTTGAAAAGATGAGTTGCTGTTTAAAAAAAAGATTTGTTTGAAAACATGGATAACAGTAAATTAAAAAAAGTAATGGATTTATATTTTTAAGAAAATTTGGAAGTCCATTACATTATGAAAAACTATCTATTTGGTACCTAATCGAGTTCGGTTCGGGTTTCGGATTTCCGGGGTCAAAGATTTCAGCATCATTCTAATATTTCTAAATTTCAGTTCGCTTCAGATTTTTGCGGATTTGGTTCGAGTTCGGATAACTCATTTAAATTACTTTTAAAATTTTAAAACTCATTATATATTTATTTATATACTTTAAATTTCTCAAAAACTATAAACAAAATAATATATTAAATATAAATTTGAATAACATATGTCAGGATACCTAAACTTAACATACCATTTTAGTTCAAATATTTGGATAGAGAATCAATAACTATTTTAAGTATTTTTGGTGCTTTAAGTATACTTTTACTATTTTATATATTTACTATTGATTATTTGTATATATTTTCAACTATTTAAACCAGCTTAAAAGTATCATATATATTTTAGATTTTTTTATATATATTAAATCTAAAAATAATTAATACATATAAGTATATAAATCTATTTCGGATACATTCGGGTACCCGGAATACTACGGTTCAGATCGGATTCGGTTTCGGTTTTCCAAAAACCAAAATTTTGAATAATTCAGATATATAATCAATTTCGGTTTGAGTTTGGTACTATTTTTTCGGATCGAGATTGGTTTGGTTCTTCAGATTTGGGTATTTTGCCTAACCCTTATATTATTGACATGAAAAACAAATATAAACATATTTTTGAAAAATATATGCGCGCGGACCTTTGGTGTGAGTTAAAACTATTTGTGCTCAACACCGTCACGACTCACGACCAATCTCCCCCAATGACTTCGTAGCTATTTACACTTTTATCGCCTTAATCGCATCTCTTTTGACAAGTCATCACTCTTCACCTTTTCTTTTATACAAAAGCATTTATTATTTAGTTTTTTGTTGCACCACCCCAAAATTATTAAAAAGTCAAATCTATATACGTTCCTTGTTGTTCTCTGATAAGTCATAACGATAAATAATACTAATAGAGACAGCTATCAAAAAAGAGTTTACAAATATTTGTATTTTCCGTGTTTTGACTTTGTAATAATTCTGAATAGTTCTCCTATCCTTCATATTTAAACCCAACCCTCCTTGTCTCTTCTTTCTAAACCAATTCTCATCTCTTAAATCTCAACTACTGCATTTTAAAGCAAAAGTTTCATTTCTTGAGATTCGATTTATTTCATCAAGCTTTACTATTTTTCATATTTTCTGGCTAGTCAAAATGGATCAAGAAATAGAGATTCCTTCTTTCTTTCTATGTCCGATCTCTCTAGATATCATGAAGGATCCGGTGATAGTTTCAACCGGAATAACCTACGACAGAAATAGCATCGAGAAATGGCTCTTCACTGGTAAGGAAAACTCATGTCCGGTCACCAAACAAGTCATAACCGAGACCGATCTCACACCAAACCACACTCTTCGTCGTCTGATCCAATCTTGGTGTAGTCTCAACGCATCCCACGGCATCGAGACAATCCCAACCCCAAAACCTCCAATCTCTAAATCCGAGATCGAAAGACTCATCAAAGATTCTTCATCTTCACATAAAAACCAAGTTAAATGCCTCAAAAGACTTCGTCAAATAGCATCGGAGAATAATACGAACAAGAGATGCTTAGAAGCCGCAGAAGTTCCAGAGTTCTTGGCAAATATCATCAGCAACTTAGTAGGTACTTCATCGAGTCTCAATGATATGTCAAACATGTTGGAGAATAGGTTTGATTCTTCAAGAAGCTTAATGGATGAAGCTTTAAGTTTACTCTATCATCTCAACGCATCAGAGACAGCCCGCAAGAGTCTTTTAAACAACAAGAAGGGAACAAATCTTGTGAAAACGTTGACTAAGATTATGCAACGTGGGATCTACGAGTCAAGAGCCTATGCAACTTTGCTTCTCAAGAAGATTCTCGAAGTTGCGGATCCAATGCAAATCATATTGTTGGAACGTGAGCTTTTCACTGAGGTGGTTCAGATCTTGCATGACCAGATCTCTCACAAGGCAACGAAGTCAGCAATGCAGATCTTGATGATTACATGTCCATGGGGAAGGAATAGACATAAAGCTGTGGAAGCTGGAGCGGCCTCCATGATAATCGAGCTTCTTCTGGATGAAAGTTTCTCATCAGAGAGAAGGAATGTAGAGATGGCGATGGTGGTTCTTGATGTGTTATGTCAGTGTGCAGAAGGAAGAGCTGAGTTCTTGAATCATGGTGCGGCTATTGCGGTCGTGTCTAAGAAGATATTGAGGGTCTCTCAGATAACTAGCGAAAGGGCGGTTAGGGTTTTGCTTTCTGTTGGGAGGTTTTGTGCGACGCCATGTTTGTTACAAGAGATGTTGCAACTGGGAGTTGTAGCGAAGCTGTGTCTGGTGCTTCAAGCGAGTTGCGGAAACAAGACTAAAGAAAAGGCAAAGGAGTTACTTAAGCTTCACGCTAGGGTTTGGAGGGAATCACCTTGTGTCCCAAGAAATTTATATGCTTCGTATCCTGCTTGAACAGCATATTTATTAATTCTCATCCGATACATACAATTCTATGACAGTTATTCTTCGGATAAGTTCATTAAGAAAAGAAGAAAATTGGAGTGGTTTTATTTAGCTCAAATTCAGTTTTTCTTCTGCTTTTGTTATATTCCCTCCGTTTCAAATTAAATGTCGTTTTAGAGCAAAATTTTCGTTTCAAAATTTGTGTCGTTTTATGATTTCAATGCAAAATTTATTGACTTTTTATTTTAATCTATTTTTCTATTGGTTGAAATCAGGTTAGGTGTATTGGTAATGATGTTTTTATTTAGTAAATAAATAAACTTAAATATTTTATTAATTTGTGTGTCGAAGTCTAGAACGACAAGTAAAATGAAACGGAGAGAAAGTATCTTTCAAAAGTTCATCATCATGTAGATAACAATTGGAAATTTTCATGAAATTATGAGATACTGCAAAGAAATAAATGGAATCACAAGTTACATGGCTATTGTTTCCCACTTGCTTGTTCATTACTGTTAAACTGTTTATTTGTATGCTTCTATATTGTTCATTTCCCTAGACCGTCCCTATCAATTTATAATTTTTATCGGGTGGATAAACTAGAAGATTACATCATAGTTTTTTTTTTTTTGAAAAAGGGCATAAGATTACATCATAGTTAATTTAGAGATATGGATGCATCATGCTATCATGTGTAACGTGTCTGACCATTTATGTCCGTGGAAGTAACATTGCGAACGTTTATGTCCGTATGTCCAACATCTTTAAGTCTCTAACCCCACTGTTGATTATTTTGTATGGTTTCATTACATATCGACTTCGAAGACATGTATCATGCTTTCATCTGACGACTAATTTCGATTCAATTTTATAAGCTTTGTTATCTGATTTTGTATCTTTAATTTGTTTTCACTTGTCGTGATATACCGAAGTCAATATATTTTCAGGTCATTCATTTCAAAAAAAAATATTTATTCATTTCAAAATTATTTAACTAAGCATGGTAAAATTAATTTCAAAAACTCAACATAATATATATGTACAATTTAACGATCTGTTGACATATTAATATCGGTAGATGAAAGGCAAAGAGATCTGAAAATGTAAATACAAAAACTTATAAAGATATATCTTGATAAAAAACTTAGCATTCGAATTAAATATTGTATTTTGGAGATCAATATATATAATATATATATATGAATCCTAAGCACGTAAACGCAATTTTATATAACAAGAATCTCTGTAACTACATACCTCGGTTCTAGCAATCAGGGAACATGGTCTTGGTGGGAACATGAGTACAGTGTCGTTTTATGTGAGAAATACATTTATTTTTGGTGCTACTAGTTCAATATATATAAATAAATAAAAAGCATAGGTATTTTAATTTGGACCAAACATGGAGGATGCGAGGTTCAACTTGCAACGTAAGATCAAACTAATATATCTCATCGACAATGTAGCCGGTACTAAAGTGCGAGTTTACGTCTTGTCCTGAAAAATTACCACAAGCTACCACTTAGCTTATTCGTAAGGTCTGATCCTTTTGACAGAAAGACTCCCTAATATCTATTTCACTAGGATTACATTCAAAGTTTAGAATTCCAACATTTTTTTTGTCTTCGTAGTGTCATCCACCCATGGTACAGAGTGTATTCAGAATATAAATGTAGTTATCTATTTGATACAAGTAAATTTGAGAGCATATGCAAAACATGTAAATAAGATAGTCACAGAAGTTGACGTACGCATAAAAACAACTGCATATTATAAGATTGGATAGAAGTGTTCGTATAACACATGTGATAAATAACGATCGTGGTTCATTTACATTGTCTTGTTAAAGATTGTTCGCGCGAGTCCAAATTAAAGATCAAATCGTATCATGGCGACATCTTATTTGATGCCTCTTTTTAAATGTTCTTAACGATTCAAGCATCAAAACGTTACAACGGTTTATAATTAGTTATCCCGTTATAAAGAAAATACAAGAAAAATAAACAGGAGCAACTAAGTATTGACCGCCATTCTTACTCTATATGTGACTTTCATATGCATATATTATAAACCTGTATACATTTTTAAAAATACTTGTATTCAGTTGTATATAATAAATGCCATAA
Proteins encoded in this window:
- the LOC106340017 gene encoding E3 ubiquitin-protein ligase PUB22-like; protein product: MDQEIEIPSFFLCPISLDIMKDPVIVSTGITYDRNSIEKWLFTGKENSCPVTKQVITETDLTPNHTLRRLIQSWCSLNASHGIETIPTPKPPISKSEIERLIKDSSSSHKNQVKCLKRLRQIASENNTNKRCLEAAEVPEFLANIISNLVGTSSSLNDMSNMLENRFDSSRSLMDEALSLLYHLNASETARKSLLNNKKGTNLVKTLTKIMQRGIYESRAYATLLLKKILEVADPMQIILLERELFTEVVQILHDQISHKATKSAMQILMITCPWGRNRHKAVEAGAASMIIELLLDESFSSERRNVEMAMVVLDVLCQCAEGRAEFLNHGAAIAVVSKKILRVSQITSERAVRVLLSVGRFCATPCLLQEMLQLGVVAKLCLVLQASCGNKTKEKAKELLKLHARVWRESPCVPRNLYASYPA